The genomic segment ACCGGAGTGCCGATCCGGTGTGGATCGCGGTGCCCGGCGGCGTGGTCGTCTCGGCCGGCGGGACGCTGGTGCTGATCGCGGCGGACGGATAAAAACTGCTGGTGACCGCCGCTGAGAGGTGACGCTCGCCACCTCACGGCGGGTGTCCGACGCTCCGAGTTAACCCTGACGCCGGGTGCGCGGGCACTGACGGTAAGCAGGAGGATTCCCGACCCCGTACGATGGGTAGGTATCCCCTTCTGCCAAGGAGCGCTCAGGCATGCCCACACGCGACAACATCAGGAACGTGGCGATCGTCGCGCACGTCGACCACGGCAAGACGACGCTGGTCGACGCGATGCTGTGGCAGTCCGGCGCGTTCGGCGAACACCAGCACGTCGACGAGCGCGCCATGGACTCCAACGACCTGGAGCGCGAGAAGGGCATCACCATCCTCGCCAAGAACACCGCGGTGCACTACCGCGGTCCCGACGGGGAGGACGTGGTGATCAACATCATCGACACCCCCGGGCACGCCGACTTCGGCGGCGAGGTGGAGCGCGGCCTGTCCATGGTGGACGGCGTGGTGCTGCTGGTGGACGCCTCGGAGGGTCCGCTGCCGCAGACCCGCTTCGTGCTGCGCAAGGCGCTGGCCGCGAAGATGCCGGTGATCCTGCTGATCAACAAGGTGGACCGGCCGGACTCGCGGGTCGACGAGGTCATCGACGAGACCTACGAGCTGTTCATGGACCTGGACGCCACCGAGGAGCAGATCGAGTTCCCGATCGTCTACGCCATCGCCCGCGACGGCAAGGCCACGCTGACCAAGCCGGTGCCCGGCTCCTCGGGCAACGGCCAGGGCGGCGACCTGGACTCGGACAACCTGCTGCCGCTGTTCAAGACCATCCTGGAGACCATCCCGGCCCCCTCCTACACCGAGGGCGCGCCGCTGCAGGCGCACGTCACCAACCTGGACGCGTCCAACTTCCTGGGCCGCATCGCGCTGTGCCGGGTGCACCAGGGCGAGATCCGCAAGGGCCAGCAGGTGGCCTGGTGCCGGCACGACGGCACCATCGAGCGGGTGAAGATCACCGAGCTGCTGATGACCGAGGCGCTGGAGCGCAAGCCGGCCGAGTCCGCCGGCCCCGGCGACATCATCGCCATCGCCGGCATCCCGGAGATCATGATCGGCGACACCCTGGCCGACCCGGAGGACCCGCGGCCGCTGCCGCTGATCACCGTCGACGAGCCGGCGATCTCGATGACCATCGGCACCAACACCGGCCCGCTGGTGGGCCGCGGTCCGACCAAGGGCACCAAGGTCACCGCGCGCCTGGTGAAGGACCGCCTGGACCGCGAGC from the Catenulispora sp. EB89 genome contains:
- the typA gene encoding translational GTPase TypA, encoding MPTRDNIRNVAIVAHVDHGKTTLVDAMLWQSGAFGEHQHVDERAMDSNDLEREKGITILAKNTAVHYRGPDGEDVVINIIDTPGHADFGGEVERGLSMVDGVVLLVDASEGPLPQTRFVLRKALAAKMPVILLINKVDRPDSRVDEVIDETYELFMDLDATEEQIEFPIVYAIARDGKATLTKPVPGSSGNGQGGDLDSDNLLPLFKTILETIPAPSYTEGAPLQAHVTNLDASNFLGRIALCRVHQGEIRKGQQVAWCRHDGTIERVKITELLMTEALERKPAESAGPGDIIAIAGIPEIMIGDTLADPEDPRPLPLITVDEPAISMTIGTNTGPLVGRGPTKGTKVTARLVKDRLDRELVGNVSLRVLPTERPDAWEVQGRGELALAILVETMRREGFELTVGKPQVVTKTIDGKLHEPVERLTIDCPEEFLGAVTQLIQGNRKGRMETMTNHGTGWVRMEFVVPSRGLIGFRTEFLTMTRGTGIAHAVFEGYEPWYGELRTRTSGSLVADRPGAATPFAMMNLQERGTMFVQPTTEVYEGMIVGENSRSDDMDVNITKEKKLTNMRSSTSDVTETLIPPRQLSLEQALEFIREDECVEVTPDTVRIRKVELNQQVRGRSRGNAAKAKG